In the genome of Bacteroidota bacterium, the window GAAGTTATGCTCCAGTTCGAGTTCAGCTTTGAATGACCATTTCTCTGAAAATGAGTGACTGAAAAAGAGGACGAATCTGTGAAAATCGAGTTTCTTTTCAGCTTTTTTTGTATCGAATGTATTATTGTTGTAATGCAGTTCTCCATATCCACCGACACCGGTCTTTGGGGTAAAAAAATCATCCTGGGCGAACAGGCTTGTTGTCATAAGTATGACAAGGATAAGGAGGGGTTTAAAATTATTGGCATAGTACATATGGGCTAACTTTCATTGTTTTATGTTTATATTAAGATTAAGTCTAAATAACAATAGCAAATATAAGAAAGCGTTTGATTCTGTGCAATATATATTAAAGGAAGTATAAGATTTTTTTTACAATTGTAAAGGAACGGGGTTATTTTTTAATCGAAAAGAGGGAGGAAATGTAGTCGGTCTCCACTTTATGGATGTTTGTTATCTCCTTTCCGAGGAAGAGGGATGCGACAAACTGAAAAGTGGTTGGCACATCACTTACATAATAAATATGTGAACCCTGTGAATTTGAATTGTTGAGAATATCCCGTTCGGTGAGTTCTTTCACCACCGAGTAGGAAGCCGCAATACCGGAATCAACAAGTTTTATTTCGGGTCCCACCTCCCGTTGAATAACCTCGCGTAGTATGGGGTAATGGGTGCAACCGAGAATGAGTGTGTCAATTCCTGCAGTTTTAAGTGGTGCAAGATATTCAGCAGCCACAGCCTGTGTTGCCGGATGATCAACCCAACCTTCCTCTGCAAACGGGACAAAAAGGGGACAGGCTGTCTCGAATACCTCAACATTCGGGCTGAGTTCTTTAATCTTCCGGGAGTAGGCATTGTTGTTAATCGTGGCGCGGGTACCAATGACACCGATTTTATTGTTGGAAGTGTAGCCGAGACCATACTTTGAACCGGGCTCAATCATTCCGATTACGGGAACATCAAATTTGTTTCTCAGGCTTTCTATGGCAACGGAAGAAGCTGTGTTGCAGGCAACCACAATGGCTTTTACACCGAACTCCATTAAAAATGCTGCATTCTGAATTGAGTATTCAATGACTGTATCGTTTGACTTGGAGCCATAGGGGACCCTTGCGGTATCGCCAAAGTAAACGATATTTTCATTTGGGAGGGCATCGATGAGGTGCTTTACAACGGTAAGTCCACCAATACCTGAATCGAAAACGCCAATTGGAGCCGGTCTGTTTTTCATAAAATCCAAAATGTTGAACTCAAAAATAAGAAAAAGAAATGATCAGAGTCTCAGAGAATCTCTTCAATACAATTTTTAAGCTCTTCGGTGATTACGGGATAAAAATTGCGCGAGACTTTTTTCTTGCGGGAATCGAGTACATAGAATGAATCCACAATGTCGCTTCCCATGGTAAGGATTTTGGCAAAGTAGATGTTTAGACCCAAATCATGCAGTTTTGAGGTAACTTTAAAGAGGAAACCGATCCTGTCTGGGGAATGGATATCAATAATCGTATATTTTTTTGATTCTTCAAACCTGATGGAAACTTTCCCTTGTTTCTTGAAGAACTTGCTTTCGAGTCGCCACCATTTCGATTTGTGTTTTTTCAGTTCTGTGGAAAGCTGGAGCATTCCTTTTTCCATCTTTACAAAGTCAGCTTCAATTTTGGAAAATTTAAGCTCATCCACATTGGAACCGGTTCTGAAATCAGATACATTAAAACTGTCGATGATTATTCGGTCTTTCCTTGTGAAAATCTTTGCATCGTGAATATTTACATCATTGATCAGAAAGACACCGCAAAGTTTTGCCAGGAGTGATTCCGCATCGAAAGTTATTACTGTTACATTGGTGAAGTTCCCAGCCTGCTTAAACATAACAGAAATTGGTGAGCCTGAGACAATCTCCTCGATATGTCGTGCCATTTCCTCTTCCGAAAAGTAATTGGCATAAGCAAGGTCTTCAAACGAATCGATATGCGATTTCACATGTGCGTGAGAAATATTTGATGAGTGTTCAAGTATTTTCTCTGCAGCGGGAAAAGTTGACTGATAGAGAAGTTCTTCGGCGGGAAGTTCCTCTTTGATCATTTCCGACGATTTACGGTAGAGTTCATTAAGCAGGTCGTTTTTCCAGGATGTCCAAAGGGCACTGTTGACGGCAGAAAGGTCTGAATAAGTGAGGAGGTAGAGCATGTCAAGCTCTTCAGCAGAACTTATATTTGATACAAACCGGTTAAGCGTCTCAGGGGAGTTCAGGTCTCTTCTGAAAGCGGTATGTGCCATTAAAAGATGATTTTTGACCAGGAACTTCACCATTTCAATCTCTTTTTCCCTGTAACCGAGGCTTTGCATAAAGGAGTCTGCTATTTCAGCTCCCAGCAGATGATGCCCCTCAAGGTTAATTGGTTTGGCAATATCGTGAAATAAAATCGCCAGATACAAAATATCTCTTCTAGCGATTGTATTAAAGAGTCTTCCCAGAACCGATTTTTCGTGCTGTACTTTCTCGACATTCATTATAGCGATAATAGTGTGCTCATCGGCTGTGTAACTGTGATACACGCCATGCTGGATAAATCCTGACAGATCAACAAATTCGGGGATCAGGGCACCAAGCACTCCGAGTTCGTGCATTGAAGCGAGAGTTGCACCGACATTGTCTTTTTGCTGCAGGATTTTCTTAAAATAGTTTGTTGCCTGGGGAGTGCGTTCGATGGTAGTGTTGTCGAGGCTGTTTACAATTTGCGACCTCAATTTTTCATCGAAGAGAGCTGCCTGATCCGCCTTGAGGTAAAACGCTTTCATTATCTGATCAGTATTAAGATAACCCTCATCGGAAGAATAAAGAGTATCGCCTAAAATATAAAAATCGTCATCGAGTCTGATTGCAAGGGAAGAAGAGGGAAGAGGGAAGAGGATTTTTCGGTACCGTTTTATAAATGATTTCAAAAATCTGTTTACAATACCTGTGGCATTGTAATATTCCTTCATCAGCTCCTTGTAACCGCCACCAAATCCCATTGCATCTGCCACTGTTATCTGTGCTTCAAAATCGAGTCTGTCGGCTTTCCTTCCAGCGGAGAGGTGGAGGATATTTCTGACTGTAATCAGAAATTTGTAACTTTTTATTAACCGGGCAATCTCATTGACCGGAAAAGGTTTCTCCTCAAAGATTGTATTGATAAAGAGTTCAGACTGCGACAATCCCTCTGTTTGTCCGAAAGTTCTGGCATGGGAGAAGATATAAATCCATTGAAGAAGCTGGAAATCCCTTAATCCACCGTTGGAAAGTTTCACATTCGGTTCAATCATTTTGCTCGAGAGACCATGCTTGTTGTAACGGTTGGTCATATCTTCCACAAATTCCTTAAAGAGATTTTGCTTTAATTCGGGAGTAAAAATCTCTTCCAGGGTCGACAACCAGCTCTGATATACAGGACTGTTTCCGCAAATAAAGGAAGTTTCGAGAAGGGATGTGAAGACATGCAGATCTGTTGTGGAATATTTGCTGATGTCATCAAGTTCTCTTACGGTATGCGATATCTCGAGACCCGAATCCCACATAAGAGTGACAAATGCGGAAATTTGTTCCGAATCCTTTTTGGAATCAGAGGAAATTATGGTGATATCGATATCAGAGTAGGGTGCAAGTTCTCTTCTTGAGAGGGAACCTCCGGAAACCACAGCAAAACTAAAATCCTGATGACCTGCAACACGACGAATGAGATTCTCAACTTCAAGGCTGAAACGGTAGGAACAGCCCAGTCCGTTTTTAATAACTTCATCGCCCGAAAAGAAATTTTTAATCAGGTCTTTAAGATTATACTTTGCAGGGTCTCCGGAATCCATAAATTTTTATCCCTTGAAGTCTTCCGCTTTATGCTCAACTTCTACAACGGATGAAACTCCACCTCTCACCGAAAAATTGGCAGTAAGTTTGAAGTATCTTGGCTGAAGTACACCAATCAGGTCATCAGCTATTCTGTTGGTCACATTCTCATAGAAAATGCCGTCGTTTCTGAACGACTGGAGGTAAAGTTTTAAAGATTTCAATTCCACGCACCATTTTTCAGGAATATATTCAAACTGCATGGTTGCAAAATCGGGATGTCCCGTTTTTGGACACACAGATGTAAATTCATGAGCGGTATGGATAATTCTGTAGTTTCTGTGAGAATTACTGTTTTCAAAAATTTCGAGTATTTTGACTTTTTCGTCCACTAACAAGCCTTTCTTTTCTTTTTCTAACAACTATTGCGTTAAATTAATTCAAAAACCAAACTTTAAATTTAAACTCTTTGGCGGATTCGACAAATTGTGGGGGTAAGTCAGAACCTCAGAACTTCGGTGCGCCGCGGCGCATCGGAGTTACTGAAGCAACGGAGTTCCAGTGTTCTCGGAGTAAGTTTTGCATTAACTATATATATTGTTATTTTTGATACTTAAATCAGGATTATAAAAGACAACCTGGAACAATTCATCGGACAGATAAATGAAAAAAGAACCTCAGAGTTTCAGGACCTCAGAATTTCGGAGAAACTGAGATTCCGGTGTTCGACAATTATTGAAAACTAAAAGAAGACAGATCAATGACCTGTAGATACAGTTTATTAAGTTGTGCTATTTTTACGATCGTTTTGGTACAAACCATAAAATCACAGGTACCAGACGGGATACTTTTCGGGAAAAATTTTGCACAAAACAGCTTTTGGAATATATCTGAACCCGATGAAAGGCAAATTGACTGGGAGAAACTATTCTCTCACGGTATCCATAATGTTTGGGAAGCAGAAGGAGGCAGTGGTGGTATGTATCCCGGCACTGTCAGAATGAACCGTGACTCCAATTACACAACCGTCATAAGCGATCAATCGGGGAGTTATATCAAAACCAAATTACCTGAAAGGTGGCTGACAGACACAACCTGCAACAAAACCCGCCAGGAAATCACACTCGTTGAAGGTCCTTTCATTTATCAGGAAAGGGATTACAGGTTTACAAATCTGCCGGGACTTCCAAATTCAATGCTGATACAATATCTGGCACAATTTAAGTTAAAGGGAGGAGGAAGGCCTGATTCGAACATCACGGTTTGTTCATTACGGGTGAATCTGAACCTGACAGATATATCGGGGAAGACGACAACCGTCACATTAGCGGGAAAGGAAGTAAAACGGGATGATTTGTCCGATGAATATTTTACGCTGATCATTCTTCCATACGATTTGCGAATAATAAGCAGTCCCAATAACAGTTCATCCGGTACAATCGACCCGCAGAGCATAAAATCGATGAATATATCGTATGCAGTTGTACTTCCTGAAGGTATCAGCACATTGAACCACGGTGAACTTTACATCGATAATATTGAAGTTATGGATGAGTTAATCTGGTATGTTTATGGCAGAGACAAGGAAAGAATACTGGAACGCTTCTCGCTGAAGAACGGCCAAATGCTCAGTAAGACGAACAGCAATATAAAGACAGGATACCTCAACAAAAAAGATGAGATTGCTGAGAAGGGTCACTCCGGACGGACTCCTCATTCAGGGAGCGGTCGGGCTGTTGTACCAACCATCCGCTATGTGAAAGCGGGCAACCCGACACCTGTGTATCCATACACAAGTTGGGCGACTGCATCTGACAGTATACAAAAAGTTGTGGACATGTGTGAGAGTGGAGATACGATACTTATTGGAACGGGTATTTACAGGGAGCAGGTGGTATCAGAACACCAGGGAAGAGACCTTGCGATAATCGGTGTTGATGTTGACAGTTGTATCGTGGATTTGAGTGGGTTTCCTCAGTTTTCTGAGATATATGCGTTTTTTATGAGAGATAATCTTACACTTGAAAACCTGTTGTTTAGAACAAAGAAAGCCACTACTTACCATAGCGGTCTCTATATATCACGACCAACAGGAATAGCAAAAGTCCGTATTCGTAATAATTGGTTTCAAGGGAATTTTCGATGTGCACTGTCTGTATGGTCTGGAACAGGAGAAGTTTCAATGAATCTATTTACGGGTACCGAAACAGCAATTGAGACTGCTTATCAAACATCAGCTTCTCCAATAGAAATAAAGTCAAACATAATGTATAAAAATACTTACACATTATCATTAAGTACAGGTCTTATAAGCGGAAACTTGATATTATATAATGACTGGAAGGCAATTTCATTAGGGCTCTTCGGCGGAACGTCTAAATTCTATAATAATTTAATTTCATTTGGGGGTCAATCGTCAACGGGTGTTGGGATGGGACGCGGTTATCTTGAAAACAATATCTTCAGATTCTTTACGAAAGCTGTTGAGTCTTGGACAGCAAACACGCCAATCAATTTTATAAACAACATAATTGATTCATGCGGAATGGTATTCGATTTATACAGAGAAAATGTGGTAGCAGGAAATATAAATTACAACAACTTCTATGGCAACGGCACAATCTCCAATGACATTTCAAAACTTGATCCCGATACTCTGATCTACACTTCATTTGACCCGATGTATGAAGGCACCGACAGTAGCAATTACCGTCTTCAGATGTATTCCCCCCTCATAGATGCCGGTGACCCGACCATCCTTGATGTTGACGGAACCAGTAGTGACATCGGAAGATATGGAGGTCCCTATGGTCAGAGATACGAATATCTTGATCTTGCACCCAAAAAACCAAGGTTTACTCTTGTTACCAAAAAACCGGTAAGCATTGAAACACGCTGGCGGGGAGGTACAGAGGCGGATTTCAATTCATTTTCGCTTCACAGGGGGAAAGACCCGTATTTCATCCCGGGAGAATTAAACAGAATATATACGGGCAGAGACACAATGTTTACCGATTCACTCTCTGACCCGACAGGAAACTATACATACAAAATTACAGCGAAGGATAATCAGGGACTTGTAAGTAAATGGGACAGTGTAACGGTGGTACTGACAGATATTGCTGAAGGAGGTGAACTTTCACCCAATGGAGTGGTACTCTACCAAAATTATCCCAACCCGTTCAACCCATCCACAACAATAAGATTCAGGCTTGAAGAACCGGGAGAGGTGATACTGAGGGTTTACGATGTAAACGGAGGAATTGTGGCAGTATTGAACAACGGCTGGCTTCCTGCCGGAGAGCACGAGAGGGATTTCACCCCGGGAAAGACAGGAACGATGAATGACATGGCATCAGGAGTATATTTCTACAACCTCACCGTAAGGGATGCAAACCTGAAACCCCTGTTCATCCGCTCGGACAAGATGCTTTTTGTGAAGTAGAGCCTCAGAGTTTCAGAACTTCTGAACTTCCGAGATACTGAGGTACTGGAGTTCCGAGGTTCAGGAGTTCTGAAGTAATGAAACATCTCCCAACTCAATTGTTAATAGAATTGATAGTTAGGGAAATAATCTATATATTTCGAGATGAGATTTTTTAAGGAAATTCAATGAATATTGATAAAGACCTGCTCTCGATACAAGAGGCAAGAGAGCTTTCGAGGAGAGCCAAAGAGGCTCAAATGGAATTCAAGCATTTCTCACAGGATCAGGTTGATCGCATTGTAAAGGCGATGGCTGACGCAGGTTATGCTGCTGCTGAGAAACTCGCAAAAATGGCTTGTGAAGAGAGTGGATTTGGAAAGTGGCAGGACAAGGTAATAAAGAATCAGTTTGCCACCAAAAATGTATGGGAATCGATAAAAGACTTTAAAAGTTGTGGTGTAATCGAGAGTTTACACGGCGGCAAAGTACTAAAAATAGCAGAACCGATGGGAGTTGTTGCCGCACTGGTTCCTTCCACTAATCCGACTTCGACAGCAATGTTTAAGGCTATTATTTCCCTTAAATGCAGAAACGGCATAGTTGCCTCGCCTCATCCAAGAACAGTGAACTGTACTGCTGAAGCCCTCGCAATTGTTGCCCAGGCGGCTGAGAAGGAAGGTGCTCCGAAAGGATTGATTCAGTGCCTCCGGACACCTACAATCGAGGGGACCGAAGCCCTGATGAAAGATAAAAACATAGCTGTGATACTCGCCACCGGAAGCACTCCAATGGTTAAGGCAGCCTACAGTTCGGGGACTCCTGCATACGGCGTGGGAGCGGGCAATGTCCCTGCATTCATTGAGAAAAGTGCCAATGTAAAAAAAGCGGTTCTCGATATTGTTTATGGAACCACTTTTGACAATGGGACACTATGTTCTTCCGAACAGGCGATGATAGTGGACAGGTCAATCAAAGAAACAGCAATTGCAGAGGCGAAATCCGCCGGTTGCTACTTTGTTAATGGGGAAGAGAAAAAGAAACTTGGGGCTGCAATTCTTAAAGGTGGCAGAATAAATCCGGAAATAGTGGGAAAACCTGCTCCATGGATTGCCAACTATGCGGGATTTACTGTTCCGGAGAATATCAAAGTTCTTGTTGCTGAATGTGACAAGGTAGGGAAGGAAGAGCCCCTTTCATACGAAAAATTGTCTCCGATACTTGCTTTTTATACGGTTGACGGCTGGCTTGAAGGCTGTCATAAATGCATAGACCTCCTGCATTTCGGCGGGGTGGGGCATACAATGGTAATTCATTCGAACGACCGTGAGATTATAATGAAATTTGCTTTGGAGAAGCCTGCTTTCAGAATTCTATGCAATACTGTTTCCTCCATAGGGGCGGTTGGTTATACAACAGCACTTCTTCCATCCCTGACTTTGGGACCCGGAACATGGGGTGGCTCGATTGTTTCCGAGAATGTCAGCGCCAAACACCTTATGAACATAAAACATCTGGCATTTGAGGTGAATCCGGTAAATCACGGAAATTCTCTTTCGGGAATGGGTGATAATATTACCCGTTCGCAAAGCTATCTTCAGGAAATTGAGGAAAGACTGAGAGCAAGAGCGGGTAACCCGGTGATAAACCAGAATAATGCTGTGAAAGAAACTCCGAAAAAAGAAGCTAAAAACCCGGAGAGTTCGGGAGAGAAAGTGCTGACGGCGGCAGAAGTGCAAAAAATAATCGACGAGTTCAAGTTTTAGATGTTTGTTTATTCAGGATCCCTGCATATACATTCAAAATTTTCAGACGGTTCGGGCGAAGTTCGTGAAATAGCGAACCTCGCCAATGAATCGGGGCTCGACTTCATTATCCTTACAGATCACAACACTCTTAGAGCGAAAGATGAGGGGTACGAGGGATTTTACGGTAAGACACTTCTTATTGTGGGGTGCGAAATAAATGATAAAGAGAATAAGAATCACTACCTAGCCTTTGGAGTGGACAAGACCTTTTCAACAAGAATGCCGGCTGCGCAGTATGTAAAAGCTGTCAATGATGCCGGGGGAATCGGCTTTTTGGCACATCCGCACGAAAAACGGGACTCGATGGAGCAACACCCGCCTTATCCATGGACTGACTGGGAAATTTCAGATTTCACCGGAATAGAGATATGGAACCACATGTCGGAATGGATGGAAAACCTCACCGAGCAGAACAAATACAATTCTTTTGTACATCCACTCAGAACAATAGAGCGACCAGCCGAAGAAACTCTTGAGGTCTGGGACAGACTGAATCTGCAGCGGAAAGTAACAGCAATTGGAGGAATTGATGCCCATGCCCACCGGGTGAACCTGCTCGGATTTTTTGAAGTGGAGGTCTTCCCCTACAAAGTCCTTTACAGATCGATCAGAACCTATGTAATCCTTACTGAACGGATGTATCCCACTGATGACCCTGCTGTTCAGAACCATTATCAAAAGCTGATATTTGAGGCATTAAAAGAGGGAAGAAGTTTCGTTGCGAATTACTATCACGGGGATGCCACGGGGTTCAGGTTTGTTGCATCTGCGGGGGGGCAAAATTACAATATGGGTGATACGGTTCCACATGGCGAAAAAATCAATCTGCGGGTACTTGTACCTGCCCAGCTCGCCGTGATGAAACTTGTTCACAACGGCAGGATTATCGACGAGACTACGGGCAGTGATATCGAGTTCGTTGTATATGAAAAAGGGGTTTACAGGGTCGAAGTTTATCATGAGGGGAGAGGATGGATATTTTCAAACCATATTCGTGTAGGAATTTAAAGAAATTACGGTTATCTTTGTTATTCGCAATTTTTAGAATTTAGAAAGGTTAATAATGGCTAAACCTGTCAGCAAATTTAAACAAAAAGAAATCAAAAGAGAAGCATCGGTCGAACTGTATTACCGTGTTCTCGGCTGGTACGAAGAGAATAAAAAGATTGTTTTCGGCGGTCTTGCTGCATTTGTTATAATCATTGCAGCAATCGTGTTTTACGGAATTAACAAAAAGCAGAATGATGAAGCTGCAGGAACCGCTCTTACGCTCGTTCTTTCACAGTATGAATCAGGCGCGTATCTTCAGGCAATTGACGGTGACCCTGCCAAGAAAATTATCGGATTGAAAAAAATCGCCGAAGACTTTTCCGGGACCGAAAACGGTGAGGCTGCAAAAATATATGCCGCTAACTCATACAACTACCTTGGAAAACAGGAAGAAGCTTTCAAATATTACGATGACTATTCAGGCAGTAACCCGATTTTCAAAGCTGCGGCCGAAGTCGGCAAAGCGGGCTACTATGAAATGAAAAAAGAATATGAAAAAGCCGTGGAAGGTTATGAGAAGGCAGCAAGCTTTTCAAAAGACAATCCTATGAATGCACAATACCTTTTGAATGCTGCAATTGTTTACATCGAGATGAACAATAAAGAGAAAGCAAAAGATATTCTTATTACTTTAAAAACCGATTATGCAAAGTCGACTGTTATTCCTGAAGTTGACCGTTACATGTCGATAGTCGAATAAGGCAATAAAGATGAAGATTGATGCCATAGTTTTTGCTGCACATCCGGATGATGCCGAACTCTCGATGGGTGGTACCATCGCCAAACTTGCATCACACGGGATGAAGGTTGGAATAATTGACTGTACGAGGGGTGAGCTGGGAACCCGCGGTTCTGCCGAGATAAGACAACACGAAGCCATTCAGGCAGGAATTGTTTTGAAAGCTGAATTTAGAGACAATTTTAACATTCCTGATGGTGAGATACAGGTGAATCGCGAAAATCTGCTGAAGTTTATTCATGCGATCAGAAAATACAAGCCTAAAGTTATTTTTGCGCCATACTTTAATGACAGGCATCCTGATCATATCGCAGTGAGTCAGCTCGCAAAACAGGCATATTTCTATTCAGGTGTTGGGAAAATCCACACATTCGAAAATGAACATATGCAACCATCTTACAGACCTTCGGCTCTCTATTATTACATGCAGACTTATGAGTTTGAGCCTTCGTTTATAGTTGACATTTCAGGATACTTTGATACAAAGATGAAATCTGTAAAGGCGTTCTCGAGTCAGTTTTTTGACCCCAAAAACAAAGAGCCTGAGACATTTATCAGCAAACAAGGTTTTCTCGACTTCATTGAATCAAGATCAAAATTGTATGGATTCAGAATCGGGAAAGATTACGGCGAGGCTTTTTATTCAGAAGAGGCAATCGAACTTGATCTTGTGCATAAACTGAAACATTGATTTCTGTTCAAATATTAAAAAAGGCTGTCCCGCAATGAGACAGCCTTTTTAATTTTAAAGAACTGCAGTGAAGTTCGCGGAAATTCTATCTGCAAAGTCTCTTTACGATTTCAAGAGGGAACTGCGAATAGAGGATATCTTTTTCGGCGAGTTGGAAATCATTAAAATCGAATCCAGGCGCTACCGAGCAACCCACCAAAGAAAAGTCACCGCCATCTGCCACTTCTGCTGCAAACCAGACACCTCGAGTTATGGTAAACTGTGGTTCTGCACCATCTTCAAGTCCGAGTGTTGTTGTTATCACTCCTTTTCCCGGATGGAGGCAGTGCAACAGCACGGGAGAACCGTCGTAGAAATGCCATGTCTCGTCTGAATTTACCTTATGGAATGCGGAGAAATTCCCGGACACGAGCATAAAATATATCTGAGTGGAAAATGATCTGTTGCCACCATACCTTTCGGGAAGGGCAGATTTTTCAATTTCCTCGTCTGAACGGTATGTTTCACCAAAGAAACCTCCTTCCGGATGTGGGTTCAGATGAAGTTTCCCGATCCAGTATTCTTTGTTGCGGTTCAAGTATCAATTCTCCTGAGATGAGAAATCAGGCATACATTCTTTCAATTTCTTCAGCGTACTTCTTTTCGACAATCTTTCTTTTGATTTTCATTGAAGGTGTCATCTCTCCATCTTCGATCGTAAAAGCTCTTTCCATCAAGGCGAATTTTCTGACTTTTTCATAGCTCGCGAGAGGTTTCTGAATGTTTACGATTTCCTTTTCGTAAAGCTGAATGATCTCCTTTTTCTTTATGAGGTCAGGAACATCCACATATTCGACATTGTTGGCTTTGGCGAAATCCTTAAGATTATCATAATCCGGTACGATAAGCGCACTCAGAAAAGTTCGTTTATCGCCAATTAGCACAAACTGCTCTACATATTTGTTTGCGAGGAAAAGATTCTCAATTGGTGTCGGGGCTACATATTTTCCACCCGATGTTTTGAAAAGATTCTTTTTCCTGTCGGTGATGAGGAGGAATCCATCTGAATCAATATATCCGATATCTCCTGTGTGAAGCCAGCCGTCTTTTATGGTTTCGGCAGTTTCGTGCGGGAGTTTGTAGTAACCTTGCATGATGTTTGGTCCCTTGGCAAGGATTTCGCCATCATGATCATCAGGATGCTCCTTAACAATTTTCACCTGTACACCCGGTATTATTTTACCAACGGCTCCAAATTTGTATGCCTCAACTCTGTTCACTGCAATCACGGGGGAGGATTCAGTTAGTCCGTAACCTTCAAGTATCAATATTCCAAGTGCTTCGAAAAATTCACCGATTGGTCCGGGAAGTGCTGCTCCACCTGA includes:
- the murI gene encoding glutamate racemase: MKNRPAPIGVFDSGIGGLTVVKHLIDALPNENIVYFGDTARVPYGSKSNDTVIEYSIQNAAFLMEFGVKAIVVACNTASSVAIESLRNKFDVPVIGMIEPGSKYGLGYTSNNKIGVIGTRATINNNAYSRKIKELSPNVEVFETACPLFVPFAEEGWVDHPATQAVAAEYLAPLKTAGIDTLILGCTHYPILREVIQREVGPEIKLVDSGIAASYSVVKELTERDILNNSNSQGSHIYYVSDVPTTFQFVASLFLGKEITNIHKVETDYISSLFSIKK
- the glnD gene encoding [protein-PII] uridylyltransferase, with translation MDSGDPAKYNLKDLIKNFFSGDEVIKNGLGCSYRFSLEVENLIRRVAGHQDFSFAVVSGGSLSRRELAPYSDIDITIISSDSKKDSEQISAFVTLMWDSGLEISHTVRELDDISKYSTTDLHVFTSLLETSFICGNSPVYQSWLSTLEEIFTPELKQNLFKEFVEDMTNRYNKHGLSSKMIEPNVKLSNGGLRDFQLLQWIYIFSHARTFGQTEGLSQSELFINTIFEEKPFPVNEIARLIKSYKFLITVRNILHLSAGRKADRLDFEAQITVADAMGFGGGYKELMKEYYNATGIVNRFLKSFIKRYRKILFPLPSSSLAIRLDDDFYILGDTLYSSDEGYLNTDQIMKAFYLKADQAALFDEKLRSQIVNSLDNTTIERTPQATNYFKKILQQKDNVGATLASMHELGVLGALIPEFVDLSGFIQHGVYHSYTADEHTIIAIMNVEKVQHEKSVLGRLFNTIARRDILYLAILFHDIAKPINLEGHHLLGAEIADSFMQSLGYREKEIEMVKFLVKNHLLMAHTAFRRDLNSPETLNRFVSNISSAEELDMLYLLTYSDLSAVNSALWTSWKNDLLNELYRKSSEMIKEELPAEELLYQSTFPAAEKILEHSSNISHAHVKSHIDSFEDLAYANYFSEEEMARHIEEIVSGSPISVMFKQAGNFTNVTVITFDAESLLAKLCGVFLINDVNIHDAKIFTRKDRIIIDSFNVSDFRTGSNVDELKFSKIEADFVKMEKGMLQLSTELKKHKSKWWRLESKFFKKQGKVSIRFEESKKYTIIDIHSPDRIGFLFKVTSKLHDLGLNIYFAKILTMGSDIVDSFYVLDSRKKKVSRNFYPVITEELKNCIEEIL
- the queF gene encoding preQ(1) synthase; protein product: MDEKVKILEIFENSNSHRNYRIIHTAHEFTSVCPKTGHPDFATMQFEYIPEKWCVELKSLKLYLQSFRNDGIFYENVTNRIADDLIGVLQPRYFKLTANFSVRGGVSSVVEVEHKAEDFKG
- a CDS encoding aldehyde dehydrogenase family protein, which translates into the protein MNIDKDLLSIQEARELSRRAKEAQMEFKHFSQDQVDRIVKAMADAGYAAAEKLAKMACEESGFGKWQDKVIKNQFATKNVWESIKDFKSCGVIESLHGGKVLKIAEPMGVVAALVPSTNPTSTAMFKAIISLKCRNGIVASPHPRTVNCTAEALAIVAQAAEKEGAPKGLIQCLRTPTIEGTEALMKDKNIAVILATGSTPMVKAAYSSGTPAYGVGAGNVPAFIEKSANVKKAVLDIVYGTTFDNGTLCSSEQAMIVDRSIKETAIAEAKSAGCYFVNGEEKKKLGAAILKGGRINPEIVGKPAPWIANYAGFTVPENIKVLVAECDKVGKEEPLSYEKLSPILAFYTVDGWLEGCHKCIDLLHFGGVGHTMVIHSNDREIIMKFALEKPAFRILCNTVSSIGAVGYTTALLPSLTLGPGTWGGSIVSENVSAKHLMNIKHLAFEVNPVNHGNSLSGMGDNITRSQSYLQEIEERLRARAGNPVINQNNAVKETPKKEAKNPESSGEKVLTAAEVQKIIDEFKF
- a CDS encoding CehA/McbA family metallohydrolase, with the translated sequence MFVYSGSLHIHSKFSDGSGEVREIANLANESGLDFIILTDHNTLRAKDEGYEGFYGKTLLIVGCEINDKENKNHYLAFGVDKTFSTRMPAAQYVKAVNDAGGIGFLAHPHEKRDSMEQHPPYPWTDWEISDFTGIEIWNHMSEWMENLTEQNKYNSFVHPLRTIERPAEETLEVWDRLNLQRKVTAIGGIDAHAHRVNLLGFFEVEVFPYKVLYRSIRTYVILTERMYPTDDPAVQNHYQKLIFEALKEGRSFVANYYHGDATGFRFVASAGGQNYNMGDTVPHGEKINLRVLVPAQLAVMKLVHNGRIIDETTGSDIEFVVYEKGVYRVEVYHEGRGWIFSNHIRVGI
- the bshB1 gene encoding bacillithiol biosynthesis deacetylase BshB1, which produces MKIDAIVFAAHPDDAELSMGGTIAKLASHGMKVGIIDCTRGELGTRGSAEIRQHEAIQAGIVLKAEFRDNFNIPDGEIQVNRENLLKFIHAIRKYKPKVIFAPYFNDRHPDHIAVSQLAKQAYFYSGVGKIHTFENEHMQPSYRPSALYYYMQTYEFEPSFIVDISGYFDTKMKSVKAFSSQFFDPKNKEPETFISKQGFLDFIESRSKLYGFRIGKDYGEAFYSEEAIELDLVHKLKH
- a CDS encoding cupin domain-containing protein; protein product: MNRNKEYWIGKLHLNPHPEGGFFGETYRSDEEIEKSALPERYGGNRSFSTQIYFMLVSGNFSAFHKVNSDETWHFYDGSPVLLHCLHPGKGVITTTLGLEDGAEPQFTITRGVWFAAEVADGGDFSLVGCSVAPGFDFNDFQLAEKDILYSQFPLEIVKRLCR